In Quercus robur chromosome 10, dhQueRobu3.1, whole genome shotgun sequence, a genomic segment contains:
- the LOC126702653 gene encoding TMV resistance protein N-like isoform X32, whose translation MALLDMKTDSSSFPSSSSAAVRWNYDVFLSFRGKDTRYNFVGHLYEALIQKGIHIFKDDINLDRGRPILPELLKAIGESRFAIVIISEDYASSDSCLVELAHIIHCKKEMGMTILPVFHHVDPSNIRKQLGTFEQAFIEHEKKENKETVEKWRDALREVGSLSGWHLKEYCSEIENIKDIVGCISLHLKYDALPYIAKDLVGINSRMEEFESHLALGSNDVRFIGIWGMGGMGKTTLARVVYYMVSIKFEACSFIEDVRERSERDGLVTLQQDLISDILKGTDLKIRDKYDGVINIRNRLRCKRILLVLDDVDKLDQLKFLVGEHDWFGPGSRIIITTRDEHVLKTHEVNEIYEVDGLNDEHALRLFSSKAFKGKHVPNDYLELSKHFLNYARGLPLALEVLGSFLNGKSIAEWKSALERLKDFPERIILQALKISFDGLRDAEKEIFLHIACFLNHKEKDHVLEVLDSLGLHPVIGLKELIDKSLLKITYMHIVWMHDLLEEMGKDIVRNECLNDPGKRSRLWCYKDIESVLKKNKGMKAVQAMHILCNYDKDEHEVKETCWSPEAISQMYNLKFLRIYGIFQDPQHLPNSLRVLCWSYYPSNSLPSTFQPDELVMLCLPHSRNEQLCIGIKNFDKLKIIDLSSSGFIISPDFTGVPNLEKLNLSSCQKLRELHPSVGILKKLVHFDLKFCENLVCLPNTICSLNSLERLDLCGCSNFDNLPENLGNLKGLKMLYLSGTAIKELPSSIDGLTTLTSLTLNDCKNLVCLPSTICSLKLLERLDLSRCSNFDNLPENLGNLKGLKELNLSGTSIKELPSSIDGLTALTSLTLQDCENLVCLPSTICSLKLLECLDLYGCSNFDNLPENLGNLKGLEELYLSGTAIKELPSSIDGLTTLTSLTLNDCKNLVCLPSSLNSLERLDFCGRSNFDNLPENLGNLKGLKNLHLSGTAIKELPSSIDGLTTLTSLTLWSCRNLVCLPNTICCLISLECLEISGCSSFEYLPENLGNVKGLKKLGLSGSAIKELPSSIERLMHLTSLNLLDCFNLGCLPNTTCGFKFHGTLDLSTCSRFKNLPEMPWIIEGLLMLDLSNTVIEEMPSSIGRLTDLTALTLRFCMNLVRLPSTICSWKSLESLDLLGCLKFKNLPKNIGNMKDLEVLNLCWTSIIEFPSSIVLLKNLKHLYIRGWKLSEFYSQSASLELMDPLWNLPFSQPTSPQECIGLPSFLYSSLPTSPVLVGLLLPSLSGLHSLTYLCINDCDLLSIPDDIGCLSSLECLNLSGNNFVSLPESMSQLFNLRRLYLEGCKRLQSLGNVLSTIDSVIANDCSSLERLPELQFYPFMSNHSLFQCFNCFKLVDYIQNGSNMLQGLPNIVIPGGEIPKWFSNEFQGDNIQLSFPGCDELMGIVLCVVFVPNGSHQYHRNWNFTCIFQLNGLKIADFSQSYYFTTKYGRIESPHIWLLYLSTHRSVSNWGKICSRIDANGFRQLKIQIFAEVVEKIGVQLVYKQDMEDPNQTMAQCISNNSTLYEDFGVVHHDIDNSPIESSRNKQSRDVDDGAGPSGEGYSNEEPQPKWIQGEIFDYFAMEGGDQISKKLESIHGGKEDIYQDIEDPNQTLTQLSINSRKLYEELGDLSHDSYNSAAEGSRIKRRLDEEDGAGPSGEGYSNNEPHPKTRRMYG comes from the exons ATGGCTTTATTGGACATGAAGACGGACTCGTCATCTTTCCCAAGTTCTTCTTCAGCTGCTGTCCGATGGAATTATGACGTCTTTCTCAGTTTCAGAGGCAAGGACACCCGCTACAATTTTGTGGGTCATCTTTATGAAGCTTTGATACAAAAAGGCATTCACATTTTTAAAGACGATATAAACCTTGACAGAGGAAGACCCATCTTACCAGAGCTGTTGAAAGCAATAGGGGAGTCGAGATTTGCTATTGTCATTATCTCAGAAGACTACGCATCTTCAGATTCGTGTTTAGTTGAACTTGCACACATCATTCACTGCAAGAAAGAGATGGGAATGACAATTCTGCCTGTTTTTCACCATGTGGATCCATCCAATATACGGAAACAACTGGGAACTTTTGAGcaggcatttattgaacatgaAAAAAAGGAGAACAAAGAGACGGTGGAGAAATGGAGAGATGCTTTGAGAGAAGTGGGCAGCCTGAGCGGATGGCATTTAAAGGAATATTG CTCTGAGATAGAAAACATCAAAGACATCGTGGGATGTATATCGCTTCACTTGAAATATGATGCATTACCATACATTGCCAAGGACCTAGTAGGAATAAACTCTCGAATGGAGGAATTTGAGTCGCATTTAGCTTTAGGGTCAAACGATGTTCGCTTTATAGGGATTTGGGGGATGGGGGGAATGGGCAAGACAACTCTTGCTAGAGTTGTTTATTATATGGTTTCTATTAAATTTGAAGCTTGTAGTTTTATTGAGGATGTTAGGGAAAGATCTGAAAGAGATGGTTTAGTTACACTACAACAGGATCTTATTTCTGATATTTTGAAGGGAACAGATTTGAAAATTAGAGATAAGTATGATGGAGTTATCAATATCAGGAATAGGTTACGTTGTAAAAGGATTCTTCTTGTCCTTGATGATGTAGATAAATTGGACCAGTTGAAATTCTTAGTTGGGGAGCATGATTGGTTTGGTCCGGGCAGTAGAATTATCATAACAACAAGAGATGAGCATGTGTTGAAAACACATGAAGTAAATGAAATATATGAAGTTGATGGATTGAATGATGAACATGCTCTTCGACTATTTTCATCAAAAGCCTTTAAAGGCAAACATGTCCCAAATGATTATTTAGAGCTGTCTAAACATTTTTTGAATTATGCTAGGGGCCTTCCATTAGCTCTTGAGGTTTTAGGTTCATTTTTGAATGGAAAAAGTATTGCTGAATGGAAAAGTGCATTAGAGAGGCTCAAAGATTTTCCTGAGAGAATCATTCTCCAAGCACTTAAAATAAGTTTCGATGGACTCCGTGATGCAGAGAAGGAAATATTCCTGCATATTGCATGCTTCCTTAACCACAAGGAGAAAGATCATGTATTAGAAGTACTGGATAGTCTTGGCCTTCATCCTGTCATTGGATTGAAGGAACTCATTGATAAATCCCTCTTGAAAATTACGTATATGCATATAGTGTGGATGCATGATTTACTAGAAGAAATGGGGAAGGACATAGTTCGTAACGAGTGCCTTAATGATCCTGGAAAGCGTAGTAGATTGTGGTGTTATAAGGACATTGAAAGCgtgttgaaaaaaaataag GGAATGAAAGCAGTTCAAGCCAtgcatattttgtgtaattatgATAAAGATGAACATGAAGTAAAAGAGACATGTTGGAGCCCTGAGGCCATTTCGCAAATGTACAATCTTAAATTTCTTAGAATTTATGGTATTTTCCAGGATCCTCAACATCTTCCAAATTCTTTAAGAGTTCTCTGTTGGAGTTATTATCCTTCAAATTCTCTACCGTCAACTTTCCAGCCAGATGAGCTTGTTATGCTTTGTTTGCCACATAGCAGAAATGAACAACTTTGCATAGGAATAAAG aattttgacaagttgaagatCATCGACTTGTCTTCGTCGGGCTTCATTATATCCCCAGACTTCACTGGAGTCCCAAATCTTGAGAAATTAAATCTTTCATCTTGTCAAAAATTACGTGAGCTTCACCCATCCGTTGGAATTCTTAAAAAGCTTGTTCATTTTGATCTAAAGTTTTGCGAAAATCTTGTGTGTCTTCCTAACACCATTTGTAGTTTGAATTCACTTGAACGGCTTGATCTTTGTGG ATGCtcaaattttgacaacttgCCGGAGAACCTAGGGAATCTCAAAGGTCTCAAGATGCTTTATTTGAGTGGAACAGCTATAAAAGAGCTGCCTTCATCAATTGATGGTTTGACAACCCTTACTTCGTTGACTCTTAACGATTGTAAGAATCTTGTGTGTCTTCCTAGCACcatttgtagtttgaaattGCTAGAACGTCTTGATCTTTCTAGATGCtcaaattttgacaacttgCCGGAGAACCTAGGGAATCTCAAAG GTCTCAAGGAGCTTAATTTGAGTGGAACATCTATAAAAGAGCTGCCTTCATCAATTGATGGTTTGACAGCCCTTACATCATTGACTCTCCAAGATTGTGAGAATCTTGTGTGCCTTCCTAGCACcatttgtagtttgaaattGCTAGAATGTCTTGATCTTTATGG ATGCtcaaattttgacaacttgCCGGAGAACCTAGGGAATCTCAAAGGTCTCGAGGAGCTTTATTTGAGTGGAACAGCTATAAAAGAGCTGCCTTCATCAATTGATGGTTTGACAACCCTTACTTCGTTGACTCTTAACGATTGTAAGAATCTTGTGTGTCTTCCTAGCAGTTTGAATTCACTTGAAAGGCTTGATTTTTGTGGGCGCtcaaattttgacaacttgCCGGAGAACCTAGGAAATCTCAAAGGTCTCAAGAAC CTTCACTTGAGTGGAACAGCTATAAAAGAGTTGCCTTCATCAATTGATGGTTTGACAACCCTTACTTCATTGACTCTTTGGAGTTGCAGAAATCTTGTGTGTCTTCCTAACACCATTTGTTGTTTGATATCGCTTGAATGTCTTGAGATTTCTGGGTGCTCAAGTTTTGAATACTTGCCAGAGAATCTAGGGAATGTCAAAGGCCTAAAGAAGCTTGGTTTGAGTGGATCAGCTATAAAGGAGTTGCCTTCATCAATTGAACGTTTGATGCACCTTACTTCATTGAATTTGCTTGATTGCTTTAATCTTGGGTGTCTTCCTAACACAACTTGTGGTTTTAAGTTCCATGGCACTCTTGATCTTTCTACATGCTCAAGATTCAAAAACTTGCCAGAGATGCCATGGATAATCGAAGGTCTATTGATGCTTGATTTGAGTAATACAGTTATAGAAGAGATGCCTTCATCAATTGGCCGTTTGACTGACCTTACTGCATTGACTCTAAGATTTTGCATGAATCTTGTGCGCCTTCCTAGCACCATTTGTAGTTGGAAATCGCTTGAATCTCTTGATCTTTTAGGatgtttaaaattcaaaaacttgcCAAAGAACATAGGAAATATGAAAGATTTGGAGGTGCTCAATTTGTGTTGGACATCCATAATAGAGTTTCCTTCTTCCATTGTTCTCCTTAAAAATCTCAAACATCTATATATTCGTGGATGGAAATTATCTGAATTTTATTCCCAGTCAGCAAGTCTTGAGTTGATGGACCCATTATGGAATTTACCATTTTCCCAGCCAACGAGTCCTCAGGAGTGCATAGGATTGCCgtcatttttatattcttcCCTGCCAACAAGTCCTGTTTTAGTGGGCTTATTATTGCCTTCCTTATCGGGTCTGCATTCTTTAACATATTTGTGTATTAATGATTGCGATCTTTTGTCAATCCCCGATGACATTGGCTGCCTGTCATCTTTAGAATGCTTAAACCTAAGtggaaataattttgtttcCCTTCCTGAAAGCATGTCCCAACTCTTTAATCTTCGAAGACTCTATTTGGAGGGTTGCAAGAGGCTTCAATCATTGGGAAATGTTCTGTCAACTATTGATTCTGTAATTGCAAACGATTGTAGCTCACTGGAGAGATTGCCAGAACTACAATTTTATCCTTTTATGTCAAATCACTCCCTTTTCCAATGTTTCAACTGCTTCAAATTGGTTGACTATATTCAAAATGGCAGTAACATGcttcag GGACTACCAAATATTGTTATTCCTGGAGGTGAAATTCCAAAATGGTTTAGCAATGAGTTTCAGGGTGATAACATACAATTGTCTTTTCCTGGGTGTGATGAGCTAATGGGAATTGTGTTGTGTGTTGTTTTTGTACCCAATGGGTCACATCAATATCATAGAAATTGGaattttacatgtatttttCAGCTCAATGGACTTAAGATTGCAGATTTCTCACAATCTTATTATTTTACGACAAAATATGGTAGAATTGAATCTCCTCATATTTGGCTGCTATATTTGTCCACTCACCGTTCCGTCTCCAATTGGGGCAAAATATGTAGTCGCATTGATGCCAATGGATTCCGTCAACTCAAGATTCAAATATTTGCAGAGGTGGTGGAGAAAATTGGGGTTCAGTTGGTATACAAGCAAGACATGGAAGATCCCAATCAAACCATGGCACAGTGCATCAGCAACAACAGCACACTGTATGAGGATTTTGGCGTAGTACATCATGATATTGACAATTCACCCATAGAAAGTAGCAGAAATAAGCAAAGCCGTGATGTGGATGATGGGGCTGGACCTAGTGGAGAAGGCTACTCTAATGAGGAACCACAGCCAAAGTGGATTCAAGGGGAAATTTTCGACTACTTTGCCA TGGAAGGAGGGGATCAAATATCCAAGAAGCTTGAATCCATTCACGGAGGGAAGGAGGATATTTACCAAGACATTGAAGATCCCAATCAAACTTTGACACAGTTAAGCATTAACAGCAGGAAGCTCTATGAGGAACTGGGTGATCTCAGCCATGATTCTTACAATTCAGCTGCAGAAGGTAGCAGAATTAAGCGAAGACTTGATGAGGAAGATGGGGCTGGACCTAGCGGAGAAGGCTACTCTAACAATGAACCACATCCAAAGACTCGGAGGATGTATGGCTGA
- the LOC126702653 gene encoding disease resistance protein RPV1-like isoform X19 produces MALLDMKTDSSSFPSSSSAAVRWNYDVFLSFRGKDTRYNFVGHLYEALIQKGIHIFKDDINLDRGRPILPELLKAIGESRFAIVIISEDYASSDSCLVELAHIIHCKKEMGMTILPVFHHVDPSNIRKQLGTFEQAFIEHEKKENKETVEKWRDALREVGSLSGWHLKEYCSEIENIKDIVGCISLHLKYDALPYIAKDLVGINSRMEEFESHLALGSNDVRFIGIWGMGGMGKTTLARVVYYMVSIKFEACSFIEDVRERSERDGLVTLQQDLISDILKGTDLKIRDKYDGVINIRNRLRCKRILLVLDDVDKLDQLKFLVGEHDWFGPGSRIIITTRDEHVLKTHEVNEIYEVDGLNDEHALRLFSSKAFKGKHVPNDYLELSKHFLNYARGLPLALEVLGSFLNGKSIAEWKSALERLKDFPERIILQALKISFDGLRDAEKEIFLHIACFLNHKEKDHVLEVLDSLGLHPVIGLKELIDKSLLKITYMHIVWMHDLLEEMGKDIVRNECLNDPGKRSRLWCYKDIESVLKKNKGMKAVQAMHILCNYDKDEHEVKETCWSPEAISQMYNLKFLRIYGIFQDPQHLPNSLRVLCWSYYPSNSLPSTFQPDELVMLCLPHSRNEQLCIGIKNFDKLKIIDLSSSGFIISPDFTGVPNLEKLNLSSCQKLRELHPSVGILKKLVHFDLKFCENLVCLPNTICSLNSLERLDLCGCSNFDNLPENLGNLKGLKMLYLSGTAIKELPSSIDGLTTLTSLTLNDCKNLVCLPSTICSLKLLERLDLSRCSNFDNLPENLGNLKGLEELYLSGTAIKELPSSIDGLTTLTSLTLNDCKNLVCLPSSLNSLERLDFCGRSNFDNLPENLGNLKGLKNLHLSGTAIKELPSSIDGLTTLTSLTLNDCKNLVCLPSTICSLKLLECLDLYGCSNFDNLPENLGNLKGLEELYLSGTAIKELPSSIDGLTALTLLSLKDCENLVCLPSTICSLKLLERLDLSRCSNFDNLPENLGNLKGLKMLYLSGTAIKELPSSIDGLTTLTSLTLNDCKNLVCLPSTICSLKLLERLDLSRCSNFDNLPENLGNLKGLEELYLSGTAIKELPSSIDGLTTLTSLTLNDCKNLVCLPSSLNSLERLDFCGRSNFDNLPENLGNLKGLKNLHLSGTAIKELPSSIDGLTTLTSLTLWSCRNLVCLPNTICCLISLECLEISGCSSFEYLPENLGNVKGLKKLGLSGSAIKELPSSIERLMHLTSLNLLDCFNLGCLPNTTCGFKFHGTLDLSTCSRFKNLPEMPWIIEGLLMLDLSNTVIEEMPSSIGRLTDLTALTLRFCMNLVRLPSTICSWKSLESLDLLGCLKFKNLPKNIGNMKDLEVLNLCWTSIIEFPSSIVLLKNLKHLYIRGWKLSEFYSQSASLELMDPLWNLPFSQPTSPQECIGLPSFLYSSLPTSPVLVGLLLPSLSGLHSLTYLCINDCDLLSIPDDIGCLSSLECLNLSGNNFVSLPESMSQLFNLRRLYLEGCKRLQSLGNVLSTIDSVIANDCSSLERLPELQFYPFMSNHSLFQCFNCFKLVDYIQNGSNMLQGLPNIVIPGGEIPKWFSNEFQGDNIQLSFPGCDELMGIVLCVVFVPNGSHQYHRNWNFTCIFQLNGLKIADFSQSYYFTTKYGRIESPHIWLLYLSTHRSVSNWGKICSRIDANGFRQLKIQIFAEVVEKIGVQLVYKQDMEDPNQTMAQCISNNSTLYEDFGVVHHDIDNSPIESSRNKQSRDVDDGAGPSGEGYSNEEPQPKWIQGEIFDYFAMEGGDQISKKLESIHGGKEDIYQDIEDPNQTLTQLSINSRKLYEELGDLSHDSYNSAAEGSRIKRRLDEEDGAGPSGEGYSNNEPHPKTRRMYG; encoded by the exons ATGGCTTTATTGGACATGAAGACGGACTCGTCATCTTTCCCAAGTTCTTCTTCAGCTGCTGTCCGATGGAATTATGACGTCTTTCTCAGTTTCAGAGGCAAGGACACCCGCTACAATTTTGTGGGTCATCTTTATGAAGCTTTGATACAAAAAGGCATTCACATTTTTAAAGACGATATAAACCTTGACAGAGGAAGACCCATCTTACCAGAGCTGTTGAAAGCAATAGGGGAGTCGAGATTTGCTATTGTCATTATCTCAGAAGACTACGCATCTTCAGATTCGTGTTTAGTTGAACTTGCACACATCATTCACTGCAAGAAAGAGATGGGAATGACAATTCTGCCTGTTTTTCACCATGTGGATCCATCCAATATACGGAAACAACTGGGAACTTTTGAGcaggcatttattgaacatgaAAAAAAGGAGAACAAAGAGACGGTGGAGAAATGGAGAGATGCTTTGAGAGAAGTGGGCAGCCTGAGCGGATGGCATTTAAAGGAATATTG CTCTGAGATAGAAAACATCAAAGACATCGTGGGATGTATATCGCTTCACTTGAAATATGATGCATTACCATACATTGCCAAGGACCTAGTAGGAATAAACTCTCGAATGGAGGAATTTGAGTCGCATTTAGCTTTAGGGTCAAACGATGTTCGCTTTATAGGGATTTGGGGGATGGGGGGAATGGGCAAGACAACTCTTGCTAGAGTTGTTTATTATATGGTTTCTATTAAATTTGAAGCTTGTAGTTTTATTGAGGATGTTAGGGAAAGATCTGAAAGAGATGGTTTAGTTACACTACAACAGGATCTTATTTCTGATATTTTGAAGGGAACAGATTTGAAAATTAGAGATAAGTATGATGGAGTTATCAATATCAGGAATAGGTTACGTTGTAAAAGGATTCTTCTTGTCCTTGATGATGTAGATAAATTGGACCAGTTGAAATTCTTAGTTGGGGAGCATGATTGGTTTGGTCCGGGCAGTAGAATTATCATAACAACAAGAGATGAGCATGTGTTGAAAACACATGAAGTAAATGAAATATATGAAGTTGATGGATTGAATGATGAACATGCTCTTCGACTATTTTCATCAAAAGCCTTTAAAGGCAAACATGTCCCAAATGATTATTTAGAGCTGTCTAAACATTTTTTGAATTATGCTAGGGGCCTTCCATTAGCTCTTGAGGTTTTAGGTTCATTTTTGAATGGAAAAAGTATTGCTGAATGGAAAAGTGCATTAGAGAGGCTCAAAGATTTTCCTGAGAGAATCATTCTCCAAGCACTTAAAATAAGTTTCGATGGACTCCGTGATGCAGAGAAGGAAATATTCCTGCATATTGCATGCTTCCTTAACCACAAGGAGAAAGATCATGTATTAGAAGTACTGGATAGTCTTGGCCTTCATCCTGTCATTGGATTGAAGGAACTCATTGATAAATCCCTCTTGAAAATTACGTATATGCATATAGTGTGGATGCATGATTTACTAGAAGAAATGGGGAAGGACATAGTTCGTAACGAGTGCCTTAATGATCCTGGAAAGCGTAGTAGATTGTGGTGTTATAAGGACATTGAAAGCgtgttgaaaaaaaataag GGAATGAAAGCAGTTCAAGCCAtgcatattttgtgtaattatgATAAAGATGAACATGAAGTAAAAGAGACATGTTGGAGCCCTGAGGCCATTTCGCAAATGTACAATCTTAAATTTCTTAGAATTTATGGTATTTTCCAGGATCCTCAACATCTTCCAAATTCTTTAAGAGTTCTCTGTTGGAGTTATTATCCTTCAAATTCTCTACCGTCAACTTTCCAGCCAGATGAGCTTGTTATGCTTTGTTTGCCACATAGCAGAAATGAACAACTTTGCATAGGAATAAAG aattttgacaagttgaagatCATCGACTTGTCTTCGTCGGGCTTCATTATATCCCCAGACTTCACTGGAGTCCCAAATCTTGAGAAATTAAATCTTTCATCTTGTCAAAAATTACGTGAGCTTCACCCATCCGTTGGAATTCTTAAAAAGCTTGTTCATTTTGATCTAAAGTTTTGCGAAAATCTTGTGTGTCTTCCTAACACCATTTGTAGTTTGAATTCACTTGAACGGCTTGATCTTTGTGG ATGCtcaaattttgacaacttgCCGGAGAACCTAGGGAATCTCAAAGGTCTCAAGATGCTTTATTTGAGTGGAACAGCTATAAAAGAGCTGCCTTCATCAATTGATGGTTTGACAACCCTTACTTCGTTGACTCTTAACGATTGTAAGAATCTTGTGTGTCTTCCTAGCACcatttgtagtttgaaattGCTAGAACGTCTTGATCTTTCTAGATGCtcaaattttgacaacttgCCGGAGAAC CTAGGGAATCTCAAAGGTCTCGAGGAGCTTTATTTGAGTGGAACAGCTATAAAAGAGCTGCCTTCATCAATTGATGGTTTGACAACCCTTACTTCGTTGACTCTTAACGATTGTAAGAATCTTGTGTGTCTTCCTAGCAGTTTGAATTCACTTGAAAGGCTTGATTTTTGTGGGCGCtcaaattttgacaacttgCCGGAGAACCTAGGAAATCTCAAAG GTCTCAAGAACCTTCACTTGAGTGGAACAGCTATAAAAGAGTTGCCTTCATCAATTGATGGTTTGACAACCCTTACTTCATTGACTCTTAACGATTGTAAGAATCTTGTGTGCCTTCCTAGCACcatttgtagtttgaaattGCTAGAATGTCTTGATCTTTATGG ATGCtcaaattttgacaacttgCCGGAGAACCTAGGGAATCTCAAAGGTCTCGAGGAGCTTTATTTGAGTGGAACAGCTATAAAAGAGCTGCCTTCATCAATTGATGGTTTGACAGCCCTTACTTTATTGAGTCTCAAAGATTGTGAGAATCTTGTGTGTCTTCCTAGCACcatttgtagtttgaaattGCTAGAACGTCTTGATCTTTCTAGATGCtcaaattttgacaacttgCCGGAGAACCTAGGGAATCTCAAAGGTCTCAAGATGCTTTATTTGAGTGGAACAGCTATAAAAGAGCTGCCTTCATCAATTGATGGTTTGACAACCCTTACTTCGTTGACTCTTAACGATTGTAAGAATCTTGTGTGTCTTCCTAGCACcatttgtagtttgaaattGCTAGAACGTCTTGATCTTTCTAGATGCtcaaattttgacaacttgCCGGAGAACCTAGGGAATCTCAAAG GTCTCGAGGAGCTTTATTTGAGTGGAACAGCTATAAAAGAGCTGCCTTCATCAATTGATGGTTTGACAACCCTTACTTCGTTGACTCTTAACGATTGTAAGAATCTTGTGTGTCTTCCTAGCAGTTTGAATTCACTTGAAAGGCTTGATTTTTGTGGGCGCtcaaattttgacaacttgCCGGAGAACCTAGGAAATCTCAAAGGTCTCAAGAAC CTTCACTTGAGTGGAACAGCTATAAAAGAGTTGCCTTCATCAATTGATGGTTTGACAACCCTTACTTCATTGACTCTTTGGAGTTGCAGAAATCTTGTGTGTCTTCCTAACACCATTTGTTGTTTGATATCGCTTGAATGTCTTGAGATTTCTGGGTGCTCAAGTTTTGAATACTTGCCAGAGAATCTAGGGAATGTCAAAGGCCTAAAGAAGCTTGGTTTGAGTGGATCAGCTATAAAGGAGTTGCCTTCATCAATTGAACGTTTGATGCACCTTACTTCATTGAATTTGCTTGATTGCTTTAATCTTGGGTGTCTTCCTAACACAACTTGTGGTTTTAAGTTCCATGGCACTCTTGATCTTTCTACATGCTCAAGATTCAAAAACTTGCCAGAGATGCCATGGATAATCGAAGGTCTATTGATGCTTGATTTGAGTAATACAGTTATAGAAGAGATGCCTTCATCAATTGGCCGTTTGACTGACCTTACTGCATTGACTCTAAGATTTTGCATGAATCTTGTGCGCCTTCCTAGCACCATTTGTAGTTGGAAATCGCTTGAATCTCTTGATCTTTTAGGatgtttaaaattcaaaaacttgcCAAAGAACATAGGAAATATGAAAGATTTGGAGGTGCTCAATTTGTGTTGGACATCCATAATAGAGTTTCCTTCTTCCATTGTTCTCCTTAAAAATCTCAAACATCTATATATTCGTGGATGGAAATTATCTGAATTTTATTCCCAGTCAGCAAGTCTTGAGTTGATGGACCCATTATGGAATTTACCATTTTCCCAGCCAACGAGTCCTCAGGAGTGCATAGGATTGCCgtcatttttatattcttcCCTGCCAACAAGTCCTGTTTTAGTGGGCTTATTATTGCCTTCCTTATCGGGTCTGCATTCTTTAACATATTTGTGTATTAATGATTGCGATCTTTTGTCAATCCCCGATGACATTGGCTGCCTGTCATCTTTAGAATGCTTAAACCTAAGtggaaataattttgtttcCCTTCCTGAAAGCATGTCCCAACTCTTTAATCTTCGAAGACTCTATTTGGAGGGTTGCAAGAGGCTTCAATCATTGGGAAATGTTCTGTCAACTATTGATTCTGTAATTGCAAACGATTGTAGCTCACTGGAGAGATTGCCAGAACTACAATTTTATCCTTTTATGTCAAATCACTCCCTTTTCCAATGTTTCAACTGCTTCAAATTGGTTGACTATATTCAAAATGGCAGTAACATGcttcag GGACTACCAAATATTGTTATTCCTGGAGGTGAAATTCCAAAATGGTTTAGCAATGAGTTTCAGGGTGATAACATACAATTGTCTTTTCCTGGGTGTGATGAGCTAATGGGAATTGTGTTGTGTGTTGTTTTTGTACCCAATGGGTCACATCAATATCATAGAAATTGGaattttacatgtatttttCAGCTCAATGGACTTAAGATTGCAGATTTCTCACAATCTTATTATTTTACGACAAAATATGGTAGAATTGAATCTCCTCATATTTGGCTGCTATATTTGTCCACTCACCGTTCCGTCTCCAATTGGGGCAAAATATGTAGTCGCATTGATGCCAATGGATTCCGTCAACTCAAGATTCAAATATTTGCAGAGGTGGTGGAGAAAATTGGGGTTCAGTTGGTATACAAGCAAGACATGGAAGATCCCAATCAAACCATGGCACAGTGCATCAGCAACAACAGCACACTGTATGAGGATTTTGGCGTAGTACATCATGATATTGACAATTCACCCATAGAAAGTAGCAGAAATAAGCAAAGCCGTGATGTGGATGATGGGGCTGGACCTAGTGGAGAAGGCTACTCTAATGAGGAACCACAGCCAAAGTGGATTCAAGGGGAAATTTTCGACTACTTTGCCA TGGAAGGAGGGGATCAAATATCCAAGAAGCTTGAATCCATTCACGGAGGGAAGGAGGATATTTACCAAGACATTGAAGATCCCAATCAAACTTTGACACAGTTAAGCATTAACAGCAGGAAGCTCTATGAGGAACTGGGTGATCTCAGCCATGATTCTTACAATTCAGCTGCAGAAGGTAGCAGAATTAAGCGAAGACTTGATGAGGAAGATGGGGCTGGACCTAGCGGAGAAGGCTACTCTAACAATGAACCACATCCAAAGACTCGGAGGATGTATGGCTGA